CTTAGTTACAACTTTCAGTCTATGCTTTATATGTAATAAAACTATAGACTTACCTTGTAGTaagatgggctgccaaaaaaattggatggatggatggaagactgACAGTCTTTATGGCAGCGTAGAAATTTTTTATCAAcatctaatataaaaaataagcTCTTACATTGGCAGCATGAAATGCTGATAAAAATCTTTGCCTGTCTCAATCTTCACCATGGACCTCCTTTAAATAACTTTTAGGCCACAGATtcccaagatttaaatcataacattttttcAAGACTGCACAGACCCTTTGACAATATCGCGGAGGGCCCCCCAGAGGGTTCCACGGACCACAGATTGTGAATCACTGGCCTATCTTACAGATTGGCAAGACTATGTGCAGGAACATTTATCTTTGGTGAAAATGTGATGAAAAATGTTGACAGGAAATTTTAATGTAATGTATATAACTAAATAAAAGTGTGGATTCAAACTCAAAATTAGATTTACCAGATATATTTGATTTTCAGAACAAAAAATTATGTTAAAAACATATCTATTGTCTAGATTATTAATAAACAATGGGAATATCTGAATAATATCCAAATTGCTACATTATTTTTTAAGATCTGATTTATAGTGTTTACTTGAGAAAGTTTCCATTTCTTGACAATACAAAGTAGCAAACCATAATTCTTTTAGGAAAACTGTGATTTTATGGTTTGTATAAGAGACAAGCATTCTTGCAAGAATCCTACATGAGATATTATGGACAAGCTGAAATATACTAGTATCATTGAAATGTTAaatttaatcaattttttttaaaaaaaacatctcatttgattaaaaaaaaccaattagaAGCATAAGTGAAAAAAGCTACACTAACATTTCCTTTTGCCTGATAAACTAGTACAAGGGTTTAAATCCTAGTTTCCTGTTTTGTCTGTTAGATGATTATAGTACCAGTTATAAATCTTCAGTAATAGTTCTTACAAACCTGTTATATCtttggtgttgtttttttaagaaacaaaagaagCAGGTACAGATAATCGTAATATAATAGATGATGGAAAATCTCAAAAACTGACTCATGATGATATAAAGGCTTTGAAGGATAAAGGCATTAAAGGACAGGTAATCTTGAATTCTCAATTGCATATTATTGCTTCACATCATAAGTGAATACTTTCAGTTTAGAAAGCTATATTGCTAGGAACTATTACAGTTAGAATCCTTTTCTATTGAATAATTTGAGCAAGTGTCATATAGTGATTGAAATTTTAGACTTAAACTGAGGAAACTTATTTGAGTCCCTACTCAACCAAAAAAAATTCACTGGGTAACTTTGAACCAGTATATATATTTCAGTCCAATTGGGCATCAAAGTAATATCACAATAAAATTAGACTAGAACTCCATTTAAGCTATTTTTGTTCCCAAGAAAAAGCAggatataaatttattattacatatattttaaatttaataaataaaagagggcAGTTGCCTTTCTATACTAAATACTCTTCTAAAAGTTTTGAAGGGTTGAATCTTGAACTATTTCATGTAAAATATGAACTTTACAACTCAACTATATTTCTGATCTCTGGTTCTTGACTGGTTGATATGTATCATTCATGATCATCATGAATGGAGTGCAACATCTATTTTATGTACATTCAAGTCAGTGGTACTGCTTTTCATGTGTAGTTCTTTGGATTGTTTAtagctaaatacagtgatacctctatttaagaacttaattcgttccgtgatcaggttcttaagtagaaacattcttaagtacagtggtacctcatcttacgaacgcctcttctaacgaacttttcaagatacgaacccggtgtttaagatttttttgcctcttcttccgaactattttcaccttacgaacccaagcagctgctgctgggatgaaggggtttcttttttcccccttttttgaagaaagaaaagggaggggctgcttggagtaggaaagattttgcagagaacaacgtgcttgcaaaggcactgaaagggtgtctttttaagaaagaaaaggtaggggcgccccccttgcctttcttccttcccactcgccctttagcctagccttgatTCTtctacccgccccctttagctgctcctccctgccctctgttcgcctcttttctaaagtttgggattttcctgaaggatttgcaggcattatttgcttttacattgattcctatgggaaacattgtttcatcttacgaacttttcaccttacaaacctcctcctggaaccaattaagtttgtatgataaggtaccactgtagtagcaatttctcccataggaatcaatgtaaaagcaaataatgcgtgcaaacccattagggaagaaataaaacctcgtaatttgggtgggaggagaaggaggaagaagaggaggaggacagttgctgccaaaggaaggagGTGAGTGGAATaaaaaacctccaaaactttaaggcataaaaaaggggggggggactctgaggcagcgaggaggagcatgcgcctcccatacatacacccggcgcaaggctgcctaacataaactgcgccagagagaaaaatccaggcgggcgagaggggggaacctcccactcctttgaccgaaaggtggctgctgctgctacctgctgtctcttccttcccatgctgaagggctcccctctcctctcgttcgttccttcactgtggtgactcctcggtttggctgaagatgagttgatctggccggggcgaagCTCCCCCCTTTGCCTATccgcgcccagatgctccaggaggcaacctcacaccgggtgtatgggagacagcgcaagggaatcaccacagcgaagtaatttattccctctccaagcgcccagagaaaggaaaacgctctgttcgctctgggctgccaaagcctccttaagcgccaccgaaaggctcctctagctgcccagaaaagcctgagatggccgggattaaaggggggatggcaggaaactggccaggcctttgtgccgctctcaaatttcctgggaaaatttttcaggctcaggttcttaagtagaaaatggttcttaagtagaggcaaaaaaatcttgaacacccggttcttatctagaaaagttcttaagtagaggcgtttttaagtagaggtaccactgtattggcctAACATTTGGTAGATGCATGACTACATTGAGAATAAATATATTTCCTACTCTGTGTATGTGCACACGCACACCTTCAAGTCAATGTTAACTCTGGCAACTGCTTGGATAAGTCACTGCAGTTTTTCTGGCACATTTTTCCTGCCAGAAGTGGAtaaaactcaccgtctcccattTCTGTCTTGGTACTTTAATAACTACAGAAAACTGGCtccttctttttaaatttctttttaaatttttacttgGATGCTCCTTGGTCATTGTTGATATGCTGGGGACTTTTGTGTTTTATTTCGTTGAAATGCTTTATAAATAGCTATGAGAATAGAATGATTAAGCTATCTTTCTTTTTAAGGAAATAGTTCAACAATTAATAGAGAACAGCACCACATTTAGAGACAAAACAGAATTTGCTCAAGATAAATacatcaaaaaaaagaaaaagaagtaagttGAATTTAGAAAACAATATTCAGTGAATCACAAATCATAAatagttttaataatatttttgttgCTTTCCATGTAGATATGATGCAGTTATTACGATCATAAAACCATCTACTCGCATATTATCAACAATGTACTATGCAAGAGAACCAGGAAAGATCAAGTAAGACTTGATGTATTTCAGTTATATGGGGTATTTGTTGGACTACATCTAGCAGTAAATGAGTGGATAAATGTTACAGATGGATAGAAATTATGCATAATATATGAACTTCTTTTCTTGAATGTCGTTTGTCATCTGTGGAtgtgtggatttttaaaaagaagattttGATGAAGGCTGCCAAGTGGACTATAATTAGTCTTATTCTGCATGATTTTTCTCAAAGCTCTCCTTTTGGCAGGCAAAGGCAAAAACTAAACTGCAGATTTCTGTTGATATCTTTTTCTCATCAGTACTACATAAACTGATGAAACTGAACAAACAATGAGATAAAGCATTTTTCAGTTTCCATGCACAGCACTGTCCAAGCCTTGGGTGAGGGAGAGTGAGACCCCTTGCTTCATTCCATCTGAAAAAAATACACTATCTTTCATTGATTGTATTGTAATTTCTCATTGCAAACTGCCCAGAGGGGGCaataatgctggctctgtttaaaaagtgctattgctaacatgttgtaagccaccctgagtctaaggagaagggcggcataaaaattgaataaataaataaataaataaaataaaatacatgtttaatacatatttttctaaatatatttatatatatatttacaataatatatattattatatctttacagtCAGAATTTGTATTTGTTCAAAATATAAATTGGAACTAGAAATCTGTTATTTCTAATAAAATTTgttgtactcttcaatattttaaatCACAGCAAAAGTAATCTATTTTTCCCCAAAATATCCTAGCCATTTGCGGTATGATACTCTAGCCCAGATGTTAACTTGGGGAAATGTTCATGCTGGCAACAAGATGATAGTAATGGAAACCTGCGCAGGACTGGTGCTGGGAGCTGTAATGGAACGAATGGGAGGTGAGAAGAGCAGAATATAATGTATACAACTGGGAGTGtgaacatttaataataatatttctatggATAGCATGTGCATTTGGTtctaaaattacattttttttttccttacagTTAAGCTAGATAGGGGAGCTTTCTAAGCAAAACATTGATTACAAAATATAAAGACACCAGAAGAGTAGAGAAATAAGATGCTTTTAGAAAGACAATTGTGTTTTATCCTTCTGCTTTATTTTTGCCTAACAACTATTTTCAAGTTTTATGGAAAAGTAAGCAGATAAAGAAGGAAATCTTTGTTATTGTGAATAAAGCTATTGTTAAAAGTGTTCACTGAATTTAGCTTGAAGAGTTAGTGAAGATATGGCTGCTTGGATAAGTCAGTTAGAATTTTCGGTTTGCTTCTTTTGACTGGTTGTTCCACATTCCATTTGCAAATATTTTTGGAACTCAACTGGAGTTTGAGAACACATTTGCTAGACAACATAGGGAACTAAGGAAGGCAGATGCTGTAATACAAAACACAGCACCTGATTGACTGGCTGAGTTTGTGAAAGTGGGCCAGGACAAGTTCAAATAATCTTTCACTTGTCCATAGTAATTTGAATTGAAATCACCTGTAAATGCTTGTGTAAAGTTCAACATTTTTGGATCACATGAACAATCCATTATTTTCACAGATGAATGTATCAGGCAATGTTTTTAAGAACATTCTTTGTGATGATGTTAAGAATTGTAGATGACTTCTGTTTTCTTTCATGCAAGTCACTGTTGTATTTGAGAGAAAATGGTTTGTTTAGATTGTCACAGTGTATTAGGGTAAACCTGGTTTAACCTGGCTGTATTTGACTTTGATCTATACTTGCAGGTTATGGATCGATTGTTCAGATATATCCAGGAGAAGCACCTGTTAGAGCAGCCACAAGTTGTTTTGGATTTCCTAAAACTTTTTTTGATACTCTCTCTGAGTTCCCCCTCAACGAAGTGGCCAGCGTTCTGTCTGGAACATTTTCTTCAGAGCCATTGACTTCAGAGTGTGAAGAGAAAACACCAGTGTCAGAAGACAAAAATGGTTCAGAGGATGACAAGGAACTTTCTATATCAGAAGTAGACATGGAATGCAGTTCTAAAGTAGCTATGGAAAGCGGTCAACCTGAAGATCAAGAAATAGCAGAATTTGCATCGGATGTACTTGATGATAAAGCCAAGGGAACAGTAAGATCCTACCATTTTATGATagcttaaatttaattaaataattcaaTCCATTGATAAATAAGTATGCTTCTCAACTCACATTGCAGCATCAGTTATAACATGAATGTTTACTATGTTATGCTTATctgcaatatacagtggtacctctatttataaacttaattcgttccatgaccaggttcttaagtagaaaagtttgtaagaagaagcaattttttcccataggaatcaatgtaaaagcaaataatgtgtgcgattggggaaaccacagggagggcggaggccctgtttcatcccaggagattcctagggaggccccaaagaggcttctcccgtcttttccggccctgtttcctcccaggagattcctagagcagtgtttcccaaccagtgtgccgcggcacactagagtgccgcgagatatggtcaggtgtgccgcgaagaaggaagctcagcttctggtctcgcaactttttgctgagagtgcgaagagcaaaaagttgtgagaccggaagctgagcttccttctttgcgccttccaagttttccagcagctgcagcgccccgcccggctggagtttccctggcggcagcagcaggtgagctttggggcctggcaggagggtggcggcagcgggagggtggcggcagcagtggcaccgggcagtagttgtggggcggcggcagggtggtcagctgtgaggcaccgacggtggcggctgGACATATTGCTGTATGctatacatgctggcattgcattGCTGGcgcttgcctgctggctgggccgggacggaggctccagccccacgcccatgcccagtgcaacaccagcatgtacggtatctagcaacacgtccagccaccgctgtcggtgcctccgttccagagctccgcctcacagctgaccatccTCCCACCGGCCCATgtctactgcccaatgccgctgctgtggcgtggtgtacgagaaagagagagagaaagaaagaaagagagagcaagagagagaaagagatagcaagagagagaaagagagagggtgagaggggggagagaaagagagagaaagcaaaagagagagagaaagagaaagaaagagagagagagatagcaagagagaaagagatagaaagagagggagagagagaaagagagggagagggaggagagagaaagagagagaaagcaaaaaagagagagaggaagagagggggagagagaaagaga
This genomic window from Erythrolamprus reginae isolate rEryReg1 chromosome 1, rEryReg1.hap1, whole genome shotgun sequence contains:
- the TRMT6 gene encoding tRNA (adenine(58)-N(1))-methyltransferase non-catalytic subunit TRM6; amino-acid sequence: MEAPPGSPSPHVICEGDWAVLKRGEVFKAVAVVKRRKNVFEKQWFCLDNAIGHMYGTSFEVTSGGSLQPKQPLEEMNPETKEAGTDNRNIIDDGKSQKLTHDDIKALKDKGIKGQEIVQQLIENSTTFRDKTEFAQDKYIKKKKKKYDAVITIIKPSTRILSTMYYAREPGKINHLRYDTLAQMLTWGNVHAGNKMIVMETCAGLVLGAVMERMGGYGSIVQIYPGEAPVRAATSCFGFPKTFFDTLSEFPLNEVASVLSGTFSSEPLTSECEEKTPVSEDKNGSEDDKELSISEVDMECSSKVAMESGQPEDQEIAEFASDVLDDKAKGTAHDKQKKQEEKKRKLIEAAALLKNKDADGLIVASRFHPTSLLLLLLELVAPSRPFVVYCQYKEPLLECYAKLREKGDVINLKLSETWLRNYQILPDRSHPKLLISGGGGYLLTGITVKNESINTSDCLDEPASKKRKLQEHQ